A genome region from Sander vitreus isolate 19-12246 chromosome 21, sanVit1, whole genome shotgun sequence includes the following:
- the luc7l gene encoding putative RNA-binding protein Luc7-like 1 isoform X2: MSAQAQMRALLDQLMGTARDGDETRQRVKFTDERVCKSHLLNCCPHDILSGTRMDLGECTKIHDLALRADYEIASKERDLFFELDAVEHLESFIADCDRRTELAKKRLAETQEEISAEVAAKAEKVHELNEEIGKLLAKAEQLGAEGNVDEAQKVLQEVEKVRTRKKDAEEEYRNSMPASSFQQQKLRVCEVCSAYLGLHDNDRRLADHFGGKLHLGFIQIREKLDQLKKTVVDKQEKRNQERLKRREEREKEEKLKKRTRSRSREHKRSRSRDRRRRRSRSTSRDKRRSRSRSRERRRRHRSRSRSRSRGHRHNHEQSSRHKSSRDRERSSRDGSRDRRDGMNGRSDSRRADDRDLGDL; encoded by the exons ATGTCTGCCCAAGCTCAAATGAGAGCTTTACTCGACCAGCTAATGGGAACAGCGAGGGATG GGGATGAAACGCGACAGAGGGTCAAGTTCACTGACGAACGAGTCTGCAAAAGTCATCTTCTAAACTGCTGTCCACATGACATCCTGTCTGGAACT CGTATGGACCTGGGAGAGTGCACCAAGATCCATGACCTGGCACTTCGGGCAGATTATGAAATTGCTTCCAAGGAGAGAGATCTGTTCTTTGAGCTTGAT GCGGTCGAGCACCTGGAGTCATTCATTGCCGACTGTGACCGGAGGACAGAACTAGCCAAGAAGCGCCTGGCTGAGACCCAAGAAGAGATCAGTGCTGAGGTGGCAGCAAAG GCAGAGAAGGTCCATGAGCTGAATGAGGAAATAGGGAAGCTCCTGGCCAAGGCTGAGCAGCTTGGAGCCGAGGGCAACGTCGATGAGGCCCAGAAAGTCCTGCAGGAAGTTGAGAAGGTCCGCACTAGGAAGAAGGATGCAGAG gaAGAGTACAGAAACTCAATGCCAGCCTCCAGCTTCCAGCAGCAGAAGCTTCGGGTGTGCGAGGTGTGCTCTGCTTACCTGGGTCTCCATGACAACGACCGTCGTTTGGCTGACCATTTTGGTGGGAAGCTTCATCTGGGCTTCATTCAGATCAGAGAGAAACTGGACCAACTAAAG aaAACCGTGGTCGACAAGCAGGAGAAAAGGAACCAGGAGCGCTTGAAGAGacgagaagagagggagaaagaggaaaagcTGAAGAAGAG GACCAGATCACGGAGCAGAGAGCATAAAAG ATCCCGTTCTCGTGACCGCAGAAGGAGGCGCTCACGCTCCACATCACGAGACAAGCGCCGTTCGCGCTCACGCtccagggagaggaggaggaggcatcGCAGCCGATCCCGCTCTCGCAGCCGAGGACACCGTCACAACCACGAGCAGAGCTCCAGACACAA GTCATCCAGGGACCGAGAGCGCTCATCCAGAGACGGGTCACGGGACAGGAGGGACGGTATGAACGGCAGGTCGGACTCCCGCCGGGCAGACGACAGGGATTTGGGGGACCTCTGA
- the luc7l gene encoding putative RNA-binding protein Luc7-like 1 isoform X5, whose product MDLGECTKIHDLALRADYEIASKERDLFFELDAVEHLESFIADCDRRTELAKKRLAETQEEISAEVAAKAEKVHELNEEIGKLLAKAEQLGAEGNVDEAQKVLQEVEKVRTRKKDAEEEYRNSMPASSFQQQKLRVCEVCSAYLGLHDNDRRLADHFGGKLHLGFIQIREKLDQLKKTVVDKQEKRNQERLKRREEREKEEKLKKRTRSRSREHKRSRSRDRRRRRSRSTSRDKRRSRSRSRERRRRHRSRSRSRSRGHRHNHEQSSRHNCSSPRSSRDRERSSRDGSRDRRDGMNGRSDSRRADDRDLGDL is encoded by the exons ATGGACCTGGGAGAGTGCACCAAGATCCATGACCTGGCACTTCGGGCAGATTATGAAATTGCTTCCAAGGAGAGAGATCTGTTCTTTGAGCTTGAT GCGGTCGAGCACCTGGAGTCATTCATTGCCGACTGTGACCGGAGGACAGAACTAGCCAAGAAGCGCCTGGCTGAGACCCAAGAAGAGATCAGTGCTGAGGTGGCAGCAAAG GCAGAGAAGGTCCATGAGCTGAATGAGGAAATAGGGAAGCTCCTGGCCAAGGCTGAGCAGCTTGGAGCCGAGGGCAACGTCGATGAGGCCCAGAAAGTCCTGCAGGAAGTTGAGAAGGTCCGCACTAGGAAGAAGGATGCAGAG gaAGAGTACAGAAACTCAATGCCAGCCTCCAGCTTCCAGCAGCAGAAGCTTCGGGTGTGCGAGGTGTGCTCTGCTTACCTGGGTCTCCATGACAACGACCGTCGTTTGGCTGACCATTTTGGTGGGAAGCTTCATCTGGGCTTCATTCAGATCAGAGAGAAACTGGACCAACTAAAG aaAACCGTGGTCGACAAGCAGGAGAAAAGGAACCAGGAGCGCTTGAAGAGacgagaagagagggagaaagaggaaaagcTGAAGAAGAG GACCAGATCACGGAGCAGAGAGCATAAAAG ATCCCGTTCTCGTGACCGCAGAAGGAGGCGCTCACGCTCCACATCACGAGACAAGCGCCGTTCGCGCTCACGCtccagggagaggaggaggaggcatcGCAGCCGATCCCGCTCTCGCAGCCGAGGACACCGTCACAACCACGAGCAGAGCTCCAGACACAA TTGTTCGTCACCCAGGTCATCCAGGGACCGAGAGCGCTCATCCAGAGACGGGTCACGGGACAGGAGGGACGGTATGAACGGCAGGTCGGACTCCCGCCGGGCAGACGACAGGGATTTGGGGGACCTCTGA
- the luc7l gene encoding putative RNA-binding protein Luc7-like 1 isoform X4: MQKGDETRQRVKFTDERVCKSHLLNCCPHDILSGTRMDLGECTKIHDLALRADYEIASKERDLFFELDAVEHLESFIADCDRRTELAKKRLAETQEEISAEVAAKAEKVHELNEEIGKLLAKAEQLGAEGNVDEAQKVLQEVEKVRTRKKDAEEEYRNSMPASSFQQQKLRVCEVCSAYLGLHDNDRRLADHFGGKLHLGFIQIREKLDQLKKTVVDKQEKRNQERLKRREEREKEEKLKKRTRSRSREHKRSRSRDRRRRRSRSTSRDKRRSRSRSRERRRRHRSRSRSRSRGHRHNHEQSSRHNCSSPRSSRDRERSSRDGSRDRRDGMNGRSDSRRADDRDLGDL, encoded by the exons ATGCAGAAGG GGGATGAAACGCGACAGAGGGTCAAGTTCACTGACGAACGAGTCTGCAAAAGTCATCTTCTAAACTGCTGTCCACATGACATCCTGTCTGGAACT CGTATGGACCTGGGAGAGTGCACCAAGATCCATGACCTGGCACTTCGGGCAGATTATGAAATTGCTTCCAAGGAGAGAGATCTGTTCTTTGAGCTTGAT GCGGTCGAGCACCTGGAGTCATTCATTGCCGACTGTGACCGGAGGACAGAACTAGCCAAGAAGCGCCTGGCTGAGACCCAAGAAGAGATCAGTGCTGAGGTGGCAGCAAAG GCAGAGAAGGTCCATGAGCTGAATGAGGAAATAGGGAAGCTCCTGGCCAAGGCTGAGCAGCTTGGAGCCGAGGGCAACGTCGATGAGGCCCAGAAAGTCCTGCAGGAAGTTGAGAAGGTCCGCACTAGGAAGAAGGATGCAGAG gaAGAGTACAGAAACTCAATGCCAGCCTCCAGCTTCCAGCAGCAGAAGCTTCGGGTGTGCGAGGTGTGCTCTGCTTACCTGGGTCTCCATGACAACGACCGTCGTTTGGCTGACCATTTTGGTGGGAAGCTTCATCTGGGCTTCATTCAGATCAGAGAGAAACTGGACCAACTAAAG aaAACCGTGGTCGACAAGCAGGAGAAAAGGAACCAGGAGCGCTTGAAGAGacgagaagagagggagaaagaggaaaagcTGAAGAAGAG GACCAGATCACGGAGCAGAGAGCATAAAAG ATCCCGTTCTCGTGACCGCAGAAGGAGGCGCTCACGCTCCACATCACGAGACAAGCGCCGTTCGCGCTCACGCtccagggagaggaggaggaggcatcGCAGCCGATCCCGCTCTCGCAGCCGAGGACACCGTCACAACCACGAGCAGAGCTCCAGACACAA TTGTTCGTCACCCAGGTCATCCAGGGACCGAGAGCGCTCATCCAGAGACGGGTCACGGGACAGGAGGGACGGTATGAACGGCAGGTCGGACTCCCGCCGGGCAGACGACAGGGATTTGGGGGACCTCTGA
- the luc7l gene encoding putative RNA-binding protein Luc7-like 1 isoform X1 gives MSAQAQMRALLDQLMGTARDGDETRQRVKFTDERVCKSHLLNCCPHDILSGTRMDLGECTKIHDLALRADYEIASKERDLFFELDAVEHLESFIADCDRRTELAKKRLAETQEEISAEVAAKAEKVHELNEEIGKLLAKAEQLGAEGNVDEAQKVLQEVEKVRTRKKDAEEEYRNSMPASSFQQQKLRVCEVCSAYLGLHDNDRRLADHFGGKLHLGFIQIREKLDQLKKTVVDKQEKRNQERLKRREEREKEEKLKKRTRSRSREHKRSRSRDRRRRRSRSTSRDKRRSRSRSRERRRRHRSRSRSRSRGHRHNHEQSSRHNCSSPRSSRDRERSSRDGSRDRRDGMNGRSDSRRADDRDLGDL, from the exons ATGTCTGCCCAAGCTCAAATGAGAGCTTTACTCGACCAGCTAATGGGAACAGCGAGGGATG GGGATGAAACGCGACAGAGGGTCAAGTTCACTGACGAACGAGTCTGCAAAAGTCATCTTCTAAACTGCTGTCCACATGACATCCTGTCTGGAACT CGTATGGACCTGGGAGAGTGCACCAAGATCCATGACCTGGCACTTCGGGCAGATTATGAAATTGCTTCCAAGGAGAGAGATCTGTTCTTTGAGCTTGAT GCGGTCGAGCACCTGGAGTCATTCATTGCCGACTGTGACCGGAGGACAGAACTAGCCAAGAAGCGCCTGGCTGAGACCCAAGAAGAGATCAGTGCTGAGGTGGCAGCAAAG GCAGAGAAGGTCCATGAGCTGAATGAGGAAATAGGGAAGCTCCTGGCCAAGGCTGAGCAGCTTGGAGCCGAGGGCAACGTCGATGAGGCCCAGAAAGTCCTGCAGGAAGTTGAGAAGGTCCGCACTAGGAAGAAGGATGCAGAG gaAGAGTACAGAAACTCAATGCCAGCCTCCAGCTTCCAGCAGCAGAAGCTTCGGGTGTGCGAGGTGTGCTCTGCTTACCTGGGTCTCCATGACAACGACCGTCGTTTGGCTGACCATTTTGGTGGGAAGCTTCATCTGGGCTTCATTCAGATCAGAGAGAAACTGGACCAACTAAAG aaAACCGTGGTCGACAAGCAGGAGAAAAGGAACCAGGAGCGCTTGAAGAGacgagaagagagggagaaagaggaaaagcTGAAGAAGAG GACCAGATCACGGAGCAGAGAGCATAAAAG ATCCCGTTCTCGTGACCGCAGAAGGAGGCGCTCACGCTCCACATCACGAGACAAGCGCCGTTCGCGCTCACGCtccagggagaggaggaggaggcatcGCAGCCGATCCCGCTCTCGCAGCCGAGGACACCGTCACAACCACGAGCAGAGCTCCAGACACAA TTGTTCGTCACCCAGGTCATCCAGGGACCGAGAGCGCTCATCCAGAGACGGGTCACGGGACAGGAGGGACGGTATGAACGGCAGGTCGGACTCCCGCCGGGCAGACGACAGGGATTTGGGGGACCTCTGA
- the luc7l gene encoding putative RNA-binding protein Luc7-like 1 isoform X3 produces the protein MQKGTVCGADRRDETRQRVKFTDERVCKSHLLNCCPHDILSGTRMDLGECTKIHDLALRADYEIASKERDLFFELDAVEHLESFIADCDRRTELAKKRLAETQEEISAEVAAKAEKVHELNEEIGKLLAKAEQLGAEGNVDEAQKVLQEVEKVRTRKKDAEEEYRNSMPASSFQQQKLRVCEVCSAYLGLHDNDRRLADHFGGKLHLGFIQIREKLDQLKKTVVDKQEKRNQERLKRREEREKEEKLKKRTRSRSREHKRSRSRDRRRRRSRSTSRDKRRSRSRSRERRRRHRSRSRSRSRGHRHNHEQSSRHNCSSPRSSRDRERSSRDGSRDRRDGMNGRSDSRRADDRDLGDL, from the exons ATGCAGAAGGGTACAGTATGTGGTGCAGATCGCA GGGATGAAACGCGACAGAGGGTCAAGTTCACTGACGAACGAGTCTGCAAAAGTCATCTTCTAAACTGCTGTCCACATGACATCCTGTCTGGAACT CGTATGGACCTGGGAGAGTGCACCAAGATCCATGACCTGGCACTTCGGGCAGATTATGAAATTGCTTCCAAGGAGAGAGATCTGTTCTTTGAGCTTGAT GCGGTCGAGCACCTGGAGTCATTCATTGCCGACTGTGACCGGAGGACAGAACTAGCCAAGAAGCGCCTGGCTGAGACCCAAGAAGAGATCAGTGCTGAGGTGGCAGCAAAG GCAGAGAAGGTCCATGAGCTGAATGAGGAAATAGGGAAGCTCCTGGCCAAGGCTGAGCAGCTTGGAGCCGAGGGCAACGTCGATGAGGCCCAGAAAGTCCTGCAGGAAGTTGAGAAGGTCCGCACTAGGAAGAAGGATGCAGAG gaAGAGTACAGAAACTCAATGCCAGCCTCCAGCTTCCAGCAGCAGAAGCTTCGGGTGTGCGAGGTGTGCTCTGCTTACCTGGGTCTCCATGACAACGACCGTCGTTTGGCTGACCATTTTGGTGGGAAGCTTCATCTGGGCTTCATTCAGATCAGAGAGAAACTGGACCAACTAAAG aaAACCGTGGTCGACAAGCAGGAGAAAAGGAACCAGGAGCGCTTGAAGAGacgagaagagagggagaaagaggaaaagcTGAAGAAGAG GACCAGATCACGGAGCAGAGAGCATAAAAG ATCCCGTTCTCGTGACCGCAGAAGGAGGCGCTCACGCTCCACATCACGAGACAAGCGCCGTTCGCGCTCACGCtccagggagaggaggaggaggcatcGCAGCCGATCCCGCTCTCGCAGCCGAGGACACCGTCACAACCACGAGCAGAGCTCCAGACACAA TTGTTCGTCACCCAGGTCATCCAGGGACCGAGAGCGCTCATCCAGAGACGGGTCACGGGACAGGAGGGACGGTATGAACGGCAGGTCGGACTCCCGCCGGGCAGACGACAGGGATTTGGGGGACCTCTGA
- the fam234a gene encoding protein FAM234A, which produces MEATGSATEGEPLKRGEDGAEMGTAPSAELKKKSCKEGLGFVKLTHWRTAAFFFSLFLCLTIVFAFSFIIPCPVRPQYLVTWNRTFSEAATYDFLAIEDASKDKVMDVVFVLKNTQGSQNNTCDDAGLPSPCVFVVAVDGTDGETLWERPLAPEFHWAQCGLDKETGRTWDCLLSHSDQLTAVDKHTGDVRWQQLQPPGLHSTVPVLSVPDLDGDKVSDVALVASNKTQTRLLFLSGKTGVQIGSTVVLDSTETANHLLFCTTEGSYYVLLQTDTGLYGLALWRIAAKAKAGMEVGLKKDKHWEKNASATSSLVPIYKSDSVRQVLRTGETDDSPNLLLVTGKEVALVDGKRLQLLWRFNTSSVFSEPSFGHFNKDNVLDVVIEEDVSNYTKRVIILDGKSGHVLWEVNLLTSPNSPRPASIHTTNSFSVFVFWGMMPSETNSSETFTSDQHSYLLHPLYSKVLLESTTFMDHIITFKATLLEHGRHAAYILLTGPGTEGAEGTVVLSKRKMKHEVPDSKVLRIGTGGSSETNEDIKEALNRLRFSDW; this is translated from the exons ATGGAGGCCACAGGCAGTGCCACTGAAGGCGAGCCcctgaagagaggagaggacggGGCAGAGATGGGAACAGCACCATCAGCAGAGCTGAAGAAGAAGAGTTGTAAGGAAGGTTTGGGTTTTGTCAAACTGACCCATTGGCGAACCGCagccttcttcttctctttattCCTCTGCCTCACCATAGTGTTTGCCTTCTCATTCATCATCCCTTGTCCTGTCAGACCACAGTATCTCGTTACCTGGAACCGGACTTTCTCTGAAGCGG CAACGTATGACTTCTTGGCTATTGAAGATGCAAGCAAAGACAAGGTGATGGATGTCGTGTTTGTcctcaaaaacacacaaggcagtCAAAACAATACGTGTGATGATGCAG GTCTGCCCTcgccatgtgtgtttgttgtagcAGTGGATGGGACAGATGGAGAGACGCTGTGGGAGCGTCCGCTGGCTCCCGAGTTCCACTGGGCCCAGTGTGGTCTGGACAAAGAAACAGGCAGAACGTGGGACTGTCTCCTATCCCACTCTGACCAACTCACAGCTGTTGACAAACACACTG gtgaCGTCAGGTGGCAGCAGCTTCAGCCTCCTGGTCTGCACAGCACTGTGCCTGTTCTTAGTGTCCCAGATCTGGATGGGGACAAGGTCAGCGATGTGGCTCTGGTGGCATCTAACAAAACACAG ACTCGGCTGCTATTCCTCTCAGGGAAGACGGGTGTCCAGATTGGTTCTACGGTTGTTCTTGACTCCACAGAGACAGCCAATCATCTTCTCTTTTGCACTACAGAAGGTTCCTACTATGTACTACTACAAACAG ACACTGGCTTGTATGGACTGGCACTGTGGAGAATTGCTGCCAAGGCTAAAGCAGGGATGGAGGTGGGCCTCAAGAAGGATAAGCACTGGGAGAAGAATGCCAGTGCAACATCCAGCCTTGTACCCATATACAA GTCGGATTCAGTGAGACAAGTGCTAAGAACGGGAGAAACGGACGATTCACCCAACCTGCTGCTTGTGACTGGGAAGGAGGTGGCATTAGTCGATGGAAAACGTTTGCAGCTACTGTGGAGATTCAATACCAGCTCAGTCTTCAG TGAGCCCTCATTTGGCCACTTTAACAAAGACAATGTCCTTGATGTTGTGATCGAGGAGGATGTTAGCAACTACACAAAGAGG GTAATAATTCTTGATGGGAAGTCCGGTCATGTGCTGTGGGAAGTCAACCTTTTGACCAGTCCTAACTCACCGAGACCCGCCTCAATACACACCACCAACTCCTTCTCGGTCTTTGTGTTTTGGGGCATGATGCCCTCAGAGACCAACTCATCT gaaacattcacaAGTGACCAACATTCTTACTTGCTCCACCCTCTCTATTCTAAAGTCCTCCTTGAGTCGACCACTTTCATGGACCACATCATAACATTTAAAG CCACTCTGTTGGAGCATGGACGCCATGCTGCCTACATCCTGCTGACAGGCCCTGGGACGGAGGGAGCGGAAGGCACTGTGGTCCTCAGCAAGCGAAAGATGAAGCATGAGGTCCCTGACAGCAAAGTACTCCGTATTGGTACCGGCGGAAGTTCAGAGACAAATGAGGACATCAAAGAGGCCTTAAATCGTCTCCGCTTTAGTGATTGGTGA
- the cox6b1 gene encoding cytochrome c oxidase subunit 6B1: MAEDIQAKLEKYRTAPFDARFPNQNQTRNCWSNYLDYHRCQKVLDAKGVDTTPCDWYKRVYKSLCPLSWVQKWDDQREEGTFPGKI; encoded by the exons ATGGCTGAGGACATTCAGGCCAAACTTGAGAAATATCGCACTGCTCCCTTTGATGCCAGATTCCCCAACCAGAACCAGACCAGGAACTGCTGGTCCAACTACCTGG ACTATCATCGCTGCCAGAAAGTTCTGGATGCCAAAGGAGTGGACACCACCCCCTGTGACTGGTACAAGAGGGTCTACAAATCACTCTGCCCATTATCCTGG GTCCAGAAATGGGATGACCAGAGAGAAGAGGGGACCTTTCCAGGAAAAATCTGA